The following are from one region of the Biomphalaria glabrata chromosome 12, xgBioGlab47.1, whole genome shotgun sequence genome:
- the LOC106055872 gene encoding small integral membrane protein 14-like: protein MAEFDPCECIDAFQHENVMRRLLNLLRDSQNVCTDNGCDNLPTSPQAPNCAEGYMLLMLGWFVVATLLFLLRPKTLRLRGDGKPAPSGGGSTPPPAPSVN from the exons ATGGCTGAGTTTGATCCCTGTGAATGTATTGATGCATTTCAACATGAAAATGTAATGCGTCGACTCTTGAATTTG TTGCGAGACTCCCAGAATGTTTGCACTGACAATGGCTGTGACAACT TACCAACCTCACCCCAGGCACCAAACTGTGCCGAAGGGTACATGCTCCTGATGTTAGGCTGGTTTGTAGTAGCCACTCTGCTGTTCTTGTTGAGGCCTAAGACACTGAGGCTGAGGGGGGATGGAAAGCCTGCTCCTTCTGGG GGCGGTTCAACTCCTCCCCCTGCTCCATCTGTTAACTAA